A genomic segment from Nocardia cyriacigeorgica GUH-2 encodes:
- a CDS encoding acyl-CoA dehydrogenase, with protein MGHYKSNVRDLEFNLFEVLGIGSLLDSGAYGDLDTDTVKEMLNEVRRLAEGPLAESFVDGDRNPPVFDPETHTVTLPESFKKSYRALEDGEWAKVPVREELGGLGAPSVVGWALGEMILGANPPAQMYAAGAGFAQVFYNNGTDEQKKWAQIIAERNWGATMVLTEPDAGSDVGAGRTKAIKQEDGSWHIEGVKRFITSGDSDDLFENIMHLVLARPEGAGPGTKGLSLFYVPKWHFDFETQTKGDRNGVFVTNVEHKMGIKVSATCEVTFGGHGIPAKGWLVGEVHNGIAQMFDVIENARMMVGTKAIATLSTGYLNALAYAKERVQGADLTQMTDKTAPRVTITHHPDVRRSLAMQKAYAEGLRAIYLYTAAHQNEDIAELVSGADKDTAFRVNDLLLPIVKGVGSERAYQYLTESLQTFGGSGFLQDYPIEQYIRDAKIDSLYEGTTAIQAQDFFFRKIARDRGVALAHVAGQIQKFIDSEAGNGRLKGERKLLATALEDVQAMAATLTGHLMGAQEQPTELYKVGLGSVRFLMAVGDLLIGWQLLRQAEVAGSKLDEGATGADEAFYKGKVGVAQFFARNVLPELTSTRTVLSNLDNDIMELDEAAF; from the coding sequence ATGGGCCATTACAAGAGCAACGTCCGCGACCTGGAGTTCAACCTCTTCGAGGTGCTCGGCATCGGTTCGCTGCTGGACAGCGGCGCCTACGGTGACCTGGACACCGACACCGTGAAGGAAATGCTGAACGAGGTCCGGCGCCTGGCCGAGGGCCCGCTGGCCGAATCCTTCGTCGACGGCGACCGCAACCCGCCGGTCTTCGACCCGGAGACCCACACCGTCACTCTCCCCGAGTCGTTCAAGAAGTCCTACCGCGCCCTCGAAGACGGCGAGTGGGCCAAGGTCCCGGTCCGCGAAGAGCTCGGTGGCCTCGGCGCCCCCAGCGTCGTCGGCTGGGCCCTCGGCGAGATGATCCTCGGCGCCAACCCGCCCGCGCAGATGTACGCCGCCGGCGCCGGTTTCGCGCAGGTGTTCTACAACAACGGCACCGATGAGCAGAAGAAGTGGGCCCAGATCATCGCCGAGCGCAACTGGGGCGCCACCATGGTGCTGACCGAGCCCGACGCGGGCTCCGACGTCGGCGCCGGCCGCACCAAGGCCATCAAGCAGGAGGACGGCTCCTGGCACATCGAGGGCGTCAAGCGCTTCATCACCTCCGGTGATTCCGACGACCTGTTCGAAAACATCATGCACCTTGTGCTGGCCCGCCCCGAGGGCGCCGGCCCGGGCACCAAGGGCCTGTCGCTGTTCTACGTCCCGAAGTGGCACTTCGACTTCGAGACCCAGACCAAGGGCGACCGCAACGGCGTGTTCGTCACCAACGTCGAGCACAAGATGGGCATCAAGGTCTCGGCCACCTGTGAGGTCACCTTCGGTGGCCACGGCATCCCCGCCAAGGGCTGGCTGGTCGGCGAGGTGCACAACGGCATCGCGCAGATGTTCGACGTCATCGAGAACGCGCGCATGATGGTCGGCACCAAGGCCATCGCGACCCTGTCGACCGGTTACCTGAACGCCCTGGCCTACGCCAAGGAGCGGGTGCAGGGTGCCGACCTGACCCAGATGACCGACAAGACCGCCCCGCGCGTCACCATCACCCACCACCCGGATGTGCGTCGCTCGCTGGCCATGCAGAAGGCCTACGCCGAGGGCCTGCGCGCGATCTACCTCTACACCGCCGCGCACCAGAACGAGGACATCGCCGAGCTGGTCTCGGGTGCGGACAAGGACACCGCGTTCCGCGTCAACGATCTGCTGCTGCCGATCGTCAAGGGTGTCGGTTCCGAGCGCGCCTACCAGTACCTGACCGAATCGCTGCAGACCTTCGGTGGCTCCGGCTTCCTGCAGGACTACCCGATCGAGCAGTACATCCGCGACGCCAAGATCGACTCGCTCTACGAGGGCACCACCGCCATCCAAGCGCAGGACTTCTTCTTCCGCAAGATCGCCCGCGACCGCGGTGTGGCCCTGGCGCACGTGGCCGGCCAGATCCAGAAGTTCATCGACTCCGAGGCGGGCAACGGCCGGCTGAAGGGCGAGCGCAAGCTGCTGGCCACCGCGCTCGAGGACGTACAGGCCATGGCCGCCACCCTCACCGGGCACCTGATGGGCGCCCAGGAGCAGCCGACCGAGCTGTACAAGGTCGGTCTGGGTTCGGTGCGCTTCCTGATGGCCGTGGGCGACCTGCTCATCGGCTGGCAGCTGCTGCGTCAGGCCGAGGTGGCCGGCTCCAAGCTGGACGAGGGCGCCACCGGTGCCGACGAGGCGTTCTACAAGGGCAAGGTCGGCGTCGCGCAGTTCTTCGCCCGCAACGTCCTGCCGGAGCTCACCTCCACCCGCACCGTGCTGTCGAACCTGGACAACGACATCATGGAGCTCGACGAGGCCGCCTTCTGA
- a CDS encoding DUF4185 domain-containing protein gives MNRSLAALARAGAVGAVCSMVLAGPAIADPNNVNPIPGLNGQPRGLPALPGPTQAVFQVTGMDSPNRTQNVNVLGTDLGIMWDDGRGGMITAFGDSAGLGVPNLLAGSVWAWTSNVLFRSHDPNPADGIMFDGVVPNPLPSPKIPGIEISLIPTAGISVGGVQYMSMMSVRHWGDHGKWETNFATLAVSGDGGQTWAQLPTTRRANVDGFEKFQQNAFVKSGGYVYKYGTPAGRDHAGYISRVKEHEIANLDAYEYWDGHGWKPNDAKAAAPIVGGVAELSVQWNDHLGHYVMLTTDPANSVVLRTAPAPEGPWSPPRTLIEAAALPTAYAPMIYPYQTGSDLYFLLTVHNQYNVILMRTPL, from the coding sequence CTGAACCGGTCGTTGGCCGCGCTCGCTCGCGCCGGGGCGGTGGGTGCGGTGTGTTCGATGGTTCTGGCGGGGCCCGCCATCGCGGACCCGAACAATGTCAATCCGATTCCCGGCCTGAACGGTCAGCCGCGCGGACTGCCCGCACTGCCGGGGCCGACGCAGGCCGTCTTCCAAGTCACCGGGATGGACAGCCCGAACCGGACGCAGAACGTCAACGTGCTCGGCACCGACCTGGGCATCATGTGGGACGACGGGCGAGGCGGGATGATCACCGCCTTCGGCGACAGCGCCGGGCTCGGCGTGCCGAATCTGCTCGCGGGCAGCGTCTGGGCGTGGACCAGCAATGTGCTGTTCCGCAGCCACGACCCGAACCCGGCGGACGGCATCATGTTCGACGGCGTGGTGCCCAATCCGCTGCCCAGCCCGAAGATTCCGGGTATCGAGATCAGCCTCATCCCCACGGCGGGCATCTCCGTGGGCGGGGTGCAGTACATGTCCATGATGTCGGTGCGGCACTGGGGTGATCACGGCAAGTGGGAGACCAATTTCGCCACTTTGGCCGTCTCCGGTGACGGCGGCCAGACCTGGGCTCAGCTGCCCACCACCCGCCGCGCGAATGTCGACGGCTTCGAGAAGTTCCAGCAGAACGCCTTCGTCAAGAGCGGGGGCTACGTCTACAAGTACGGCACCCCGGCCGGTCGCGACCACGCCGGATACATCTCCCGGGTGAAAGAGCACGAGATCGCGAATCTCGATGCCTACGAGTACTGGGATGGCCACGGCTGGAAACCCAACGACGCCAAGGCCGCCGCGCCCATTGTCGGTGGGGTCGCCGAACTGTCGGTGCAGTGGAACGACCACCTCGGCCACTACGTCATGCTCACCACCGACCCCGCCAACTCGGTGGTCCTGCGCACCGCGCCTGCCCCGGAAGGCCCGTGGAGCCCGCCCCGCACCCTGATCGAGGCCGCCGCCCTCCCCACCGCCTACGCGCCGATGATCTACCCCTATCAGACCGGTAGCGACCTGTACTTCCTGCTCACCGTGCACAACCAGTACAACGTCATCCTGATGCGCACGCCGCTGTAG
- a CDS encoding helix-turn-helix domain-containing protein has protein sequence MIEQRYTIGEYVRERRHSVGMSCGEMAVRARIPRTIAEEVESGAREPSSQTLTQLFDALQVPVWFRGHISTLTRPDYLPSGIGAVPDTPTPDDLADLRSLTHPACFQVLPTFDIVAANSAYQRWFPGVEAGTNALEWMFLNPAAKAVLPDWQAEARLLVNAFRVLSPGLADDKRIAEIADRCSRTPEWDQLWAAPLRPDELHRDRVLVRDPVTRRQRGMIARIYAPEFPMRPWMLYRLVPGAGR, from the coding sequence ATGATCGAACAGCGCTACACGATCGGCGAATACGTGCGCGAGCGGCGGCATTCGGTGGGAATGAGCTGCGGCGAAATGGCGGTGCGGGCACGGATTCCGCGGACGATCGCCGAGGAGGTGGAAAGCGGTGCGCGCGAACCCAGTTCGCAAACCTTGACGCAACTGTTCGACGCCTTGCAGGTTCCGGTGTGGTTCCGCGGGCATATCAGCACCCTGACCCGGCCGGATTACCTGCCCAGCGGGATCGGCGCCGTACCGGACACGCCCACGCCCGATGATCTGGCGGATCTGCGCAGCCTGACCCACCCGGCGTGTTTCCAGGTATTGCCGACCTTCGATATCGTCGCCGCCAATTCCGCGTATCAGCGGTGGTTTCCCGGCGTGGAGGCCGGGACCAACGCGCTGGAATGGATGTTCCTGAATCCGGCCGCGAAGGCGGTGCTACCCGACTGGCAGGCCGAGGCGCGACTGCTGGTCAACGCGTTCCGGGTGCTGTCACCCGGGCTCGCCGACGACAAGCGGATCGCCGAGATCGCCGACCGCTGCTCCCGGACACCGGAATGGGATCAGCTGTGGGCGGCGCCGCTGCGGCCCGACGAGCTGCACCGGGATCGGGTACTGGTGCGCGATCCCGTCACGCGACGTCAGCGCGGGATGATCGCGCGCATCTACGCGCCGGAGTTCCCGATGCGGCCGTGGATGCTGTACCGGCTGGTGCCCGGCGCCGGGCGCTGA